Proteins from a genomic interval of Poecile atricapillus isolate bPoeAtr1 chromosome 1, bPoeAtr1.hap1, whole genome shotgun sequence:
- the BET1L gene encoding BET1-like protein produces MAERGRGQSPSAMEDLLDVENKRMADSLASKVTRLKSLALDIDKDAEEQNRYLDGMDSDFLSVTGLLTGSVKRFSGMARSGRDNRRLLLAVSVALILIFFILYYLVSRAGS; encoded by the exons ATGGCGGAGCGGGGCCGAG GGCAGAGTCCGAGCGCCATGGAGGACCTGCTGGATGTGGAGAACAAACGGATGGCCGACAGCCTGGCCAGCAAGGTCACCAGGCTGAAGTCG ctggctctgGATATTGACAAGGATGCTGAGGAGCAGAACCGCTACCTGGATGGCATG GACTCTGATTTCCTGAGTGTGACGGGGCTGCTGACGGGCAGCGTGAAGCGCTTCTCCGGCATGGCGCGCTCCGGCCGGGACAACCGCCGGCTGCTCCTCGCCGTGTCCGTGGCGctcatcctcatcttcttcATCCTCTACTACCTGGTGTCCCGGGCGGGGAGCTGA